One window of the Hippoglossus hippoglossus isolate fHipHip1 chromosome 9, fHipHip1.pri, whole genome shotgun sequence genome contains the following:
- the zgc:158260 gene encoding uncharacterized protein zgc:158260 gives MEIKNTRPLFPWYKERLQTKYLKVSTNKITSVSSCCCLVNVSLDDFRVGPSVLSKRSVPKEHACFSRQMIQKQIRREYVNAVEEKLKQHPLVLHPHYRDHMTPELFEKVVSVLDPDMCVISASSLPTPTADHAEEEEEENCAAPRNKEVIKAKQGATANKIDPDVLNQGPRNPYTRQMNGKGNEKGQKVKVNQLNNHKGMKAATKPFS, from the exons ATGGAGATAAAAAACACGCGGCCTCTTTTCCCTTG GTACAAGGAGAGGCTGCAGACCAAGTATCTTAAAGTCTCAACAAACAAGATTACCTCAGTCAGCAGTTGTTGCTGTTTAGTAAACGTGAGCCTGGATGACTTCAGGGTCGGACCTTCAGTCTTATCTAAGCGGAGTGTCCCAAAAGAGCACGCCTGCTTCTCACGCCAGATGATCCAAAAGCAGATTCGCAGAGAATACGTGAACGCTGTGGAGGAGAAGCTCAAACAGCATCCATTAGTTCTGCACCCCCATTATAGGGACCACATGACCCCGGAG TTATTTGAGAAGGTGGTATCTGTTCTGGACCCAGACATGTGCGTAATCAGCGCCTCTTCACTTCCTACGCCTACTGCAGACCatgcagaagaggaagaagaggaaaactGTGCAGCGCCGAGAAACAAGGAGGTGATCAAGGCAAAACAAGGAGCAACAGCCAATAAAAT CGACCCTGATGTTCTAAATCAGGGTCCCAGAAACCCTTACACACGTCAGATGAATGGAAAAGGTAACGAAAAAGgccaaaaggtcaaagtgaaTCAACTGAACAACCACAAGGGCATGAAAGCAGCCACCAAACCTTTCAGCTAA